aatctttgttttgacaaaaaagtaaaccacagtcatttatctgaaaattagtgaaactacaggggttttatttgaaatttacccaaaatttggcaacaaatttttttccttttaccaTATAAGGACAAAGTAAGAAAAATGCATTTAATCCTTattgaaaaacaaaattatttcaTTTAAAATGAAACAAACTATATGGATAAATTTATACATAGCATTTAGATTAGATAAAAAAGATTATAGAATAATATGCAAAATCTATTTGTGGACTTTAGGTATGAACCATTAAACTCTTGAATTAATATTTGATATTAAAGGCAGCTAGCCAAGCCGAGTAAGCTAGATTTTGGGTTTTTATATGCACCTAAAATCTGATTTAGGAGATAAACCAGTTTAGTTTTATATGATAAACTTCAAACTGATTAATGATATAAATAAACCTATTCTGGAGACTAATTAACAATTGATATAGTGCACAGACAGACAGAAAGAAAGAACATCCATGATGTAGTTTAATAggaaattaattaatggatCTGAAGAGTAGTTGATAAATTTCAAAACAATAATACAAAAACATATATATGGAATTCTCTTATTAGATTAGATTAGAGAGATATATAACCTTCAGAAACAAGCAAGCCAAACATGAGAGTGATAAGCCCAGTTCCTATGCACTGAGTTGGAGACATTATACTCTGT
The DNA window shown above is from Euphorbia lathyris chromosome 1, ddEupLath1.1, whole genome shotgun sequence and carries:
- the LOC136212361 gene encoding uncharacterized protein codes for the protein MNQHKSGLVIGLMGAALTLGAYSQSIMSPTQCIGTGLITLMFGLLVSEGYISL